The Xiphophorus maculatus strain JP 163 A chromosome 23, X_maculatus-5.0-male, whole genome shotgun sequence genome contains a region encoding:
- the LOC111607162 gene encoding uncharacterized protein LOC111607162: MPKIRKRKRCSENSDTDEIPQEQRAAIQDTYGCINWNVKFLPLGETAESQQQKKDELKMMSLQKEANPEEMKQLLRTTFYSQRKDINQGKSIQDVLEAWPVLFHDIGMAVHYKELTGLGLKETFMRNMDMKGKRLLNYMNTVCVNKNKRFFQAQTKLKMLRGELDGYSEDVKELMLLLLCYFNENEEAMFFCVEDTCLAEEVQMENVSLTPTIIVCGQSCFHAKRFMLSVDQQIGNNNISCFISALCMMFGSYYCFNIHYPSGLASTLEFLQRCFFSINPDKGSKVEETRKPRLRVNPRVLTLIQELSDHEWRDV, encoded by the exons ATGCCTAAAATAAGAAAGCGAAAGCGCTGCTCTGAAAACTCTGACACAGATGAAATTCCTCAGGAACAGAGAGCTGCAATTCAGGACACCTATGGGTGTATCAACTGGAATGTAAAATTCCTTCCTCTTGGAGAAACTGCTGAAAGTCAGCAACAGAAGAAGGACGAGCTCAAGATGATGTCTCTGCAGAAGGAGGCCAATCCTGAGGAGATGAAACAATTACTGAGGACAACTTTCTACTCACAGCGCAAAGATATTAACCAGGGGAAAAGCATTCAAGATGTCTTGGAAGCCTGgcctgttttatttcatgacaTTGGGATGGCTGTACACTACAAGGAACTTACTGGACTTGGATTGAAGGAAACCTTCATGAGGAACATGGATATGAAGGGAAAAAGACTGCTGAACTACATGAACACTGTTtgtgtgaacaaaaacaaaaggtttttccaGGCTCAGACAAAGTTGAAGATGTTAAGGGGAGAACTGGACGGTTACTCTGAAGATGTTAAAGAGCTGATGCTCCTACTTCTCTGCTACTTCAATGAAAATGAAGAAGCAATGTTCTTCTGTGTGGAGGACACATGCCTAGCTGAAGAAGTACAGATGGAGAATGTCTCCTTGACTCCCACTATCATTGTGTGTG GTCAATCCTGCTTCCATGCTAAACGATTCATGCTGAGTGTGGATCAACAGATTGGAAACAACAACAtctcctgttttatttctgccctCTGCATGATGTTTGGGAGCTATTATTGTTTTAACATACATTATCCATCGGGGCTGGCGTCTACACTGGAGTTTCTGCAGAG GTGTTTCTTCTCAATCAACCCAGACAAGGGCAGTAAGGTGGAAGAAACCCGTAAACCCAGACTGCGTGTGAACCCCCGTGTACTCACCTTGATCCAGGAACTTTCAGATCATGAGTGGCGTGATGTTTGA